The Galactobacillus timonensis genome has a segment encoding these proteins:
- a CDS encoding tyrosine-type recombinase/integrase, protein MKFEYKSVFGPFMEDLIQEKRKLGYKYETAERRYHEMDGFFFRAGIKDPALTKEVVNLYVTKRPNETKQTRNNRVGAIRELASYMSRAGNEAYICPPLPAGSYTREYVPHIFTDQELASIFQAADKEGLENECNQQYAVIFRVLYSTGMRVNELMHLKFKDINFEAGTFFIRQAKNNKDRMIPVHQVTLDYLQDYQRKYRSGISEEEYLFTNGKGKSLSDASVYHHFRRCLWKAGIHHGGRSKGPRIHDFRHTYCVHCLRNWVKEGQDINALMPYLCAYMGHSDTRCTEYYLRLTAELYPEIVAKCERYFEGTKNEE, encoded by the coding sequence ATGAAGTTCGAATATAAAAGTGTCTTCGGCCCTTTCATGGAAGACTTGATTCAGGAAAAGCGAAAACTCGGCTACAAATACGAGACTGCAGAGCGCAGATACCATGAAATGGATGGATTCTTTTTCAGAGCTGGTATAAAGGATCCGGCTTTAACGAAAGAAGTTGTAAACCTTTATGTCACAAAAAGGCCAAATGAAACAAAGCAAACACGCAATAATCGGGTCGGAGCCATCCGGGAATTAGCTAGTTATATGTCCAGAGCAGGAAACGAAGCATATATTTGTCCGCCTCTGCCTGCAGGAAGCTACACCAGAGAATATGTCCCGCACATTTTTACTGACCAGGAGCTTGCGTCAATATTTCAAGCTGCGGATAAAGAAGGGCTCGAAAATGAGTGCAATCAGCAGTATGCCGTTATTTTCCGAGTTCTCTACAGCACAGGTATGCGTGTAAACGAATTGATGCATTTAAAATTCAAAGACATTAATTTTGAAGCCGGCACCTTCTTTATCCGGCAGGCAAAGAACAATAAAGATCGGATGATACCTGTTCACCAGGTAACTTTAGATTATCTGCAGGACTATCAGAGAAAATATCGTTCTGGCATTTCAGAGGAAGAATACCTCTTCACTAATGGTAAGGGAAAAAGTCTTAGCGATGCGTCTGTATACCACCATTTCCGAAGATGCCTATGGAAAGCAGGAATACACCATGGCGGCAGAAGTAAAGGCCCAAGAATTCATGATTTTCGTCACACTTACTGCGTTCATTGTCTCCGCAACTGGGTCAAAGAAGGACAGGATATCAATGCGTTAATGCCATATCTTTGTGCTTACATGGGGCATTCAGATACACGCTGCACGGAGTATTATCTGCGCCTGACAGCAGAACTGTATCCAGAGATAGTTGCAAAGTGTGAAAGATACTTTGAAGGCACCAAAAATGAAGAATAA
- a CDS encoding site-specific integrase — MENKLTIEQCIFQILEIMRQRNFSNGTINLYTHHYNQFKKYCSKYNYIYFSDQISLEFLAEHYGIFLQSLEVSSSYNSSKLCHLRAQKMLSVYSSSQVFVTRFSRYHSEITDDYWKPIYQGFLQEQIDQGIRKSTIRHRELTIRFIIEYFCAHSIHDCNLITQEIVEKILALFIDEAPKSVTARCGEMRFFFRYCFSNGYSFEDKSRFVRKVSAPHRANLPISWKPEDVKKILGSVDRDSPVGKRDYAILMVACKYGLRSVDIRNLELENINWEAKEIIIKQQKTSNTIHLPLLTDIGWALIDYIRHSRPVTTDNAVFITANAPYKRLSESSELNTIFRKYLSLSGVPIPREGFCGMHTLRHTLGRVLLEKQVPLPQISQILGHTSVKSTSIYLQIDMNGLKACMINPNEVSES, encoded by the coding sequence ATGGAGAACAAGTTGACAATTGAACAGTGCATATTTCAAATACTTGAGATCATGCGGCAGCGTAATTTCAGCAACGGAACTATCAACCTCTACACTCATCATTACAACCAATTTAAGAAGTATTGCAGCAAATATAACTACATTTATTTCAGTGACCAGATCAGTTTGGAATTTTTAGCTGAGCACTATGGAATCTTTCTTCAATCGCTTGAAGTAAGTTCGTCCTATAACAGTTCAAAGCTTTGCCATCTGCGTGCGCAGAAAATGCTAAGTGTATACAGCTCCAGCCAGGTATTTGTTACGAGGTTTTCAAGATATCATTCCGAAATCACCGATGACTATTGGAAACCAATTTATCAAGGATTCCTGCAGGAACAGATAGACCAGGGCATTCGAAAATCTACCATAAGGCACCGGGAACTGACAATTCGATTCATTATTGAATACTTTTGCGCGCATAGCATTCATGACTGCAATTTAATCACTCAGGAAATTGTTGAGAAGATCCTTGCTTTATTTATTGATGAAGCACCAAAGTCTGTGACAGCACGTTGTGGCGAAATGAGATTTTTCTTTCGTTACTGTTTCAGCAACGGATATTCATTTGAGGATAAAAGCAGGTTCGTAAGGAAAGTCTCCGCACCTCATAGAGCAAATCTGCCTATCAGCTGGAAGCCGGAAGATGTCAAAAAAATACTCGGCTCTGTTGACCGAGATAGTCCTGTTGGAAAAAGAGACTATGCAATTCTGATGGTTGCCTGCAAATACGGGCTGCGATCGGTAGATATCCGGAATCTGGAATTAGAGAATATCAATTGGGAAGCCAAAGAGATCATCATAAAACAACAAAAGACCAGCAATACCATTCATCTTCCACTGTTGACTGACATTGGCTGGGCTCTTATTGATTATATTCGCCATAGCAGACCAGTCACAACAGATAATGCAGTTTTTATTACTGCCAACGCCCCGTATAAGCGTTTGTCCGAATCCTCCGAGCTGAACACGATTTTCAGGAAATATCTGTCCCTATCTGGTGTTCCAATTCCGCGGGAAGGATTCTGCGGAATGCATACTTTGCGGCATACTCTTGGCAGAGTTCTGCTTGAAAAGCAGGTTCCGCTGCCGCAGATCAGTCAGATTCTCGGACATACGAGTGTGAAATCCACCAGCATATACTTACAGATTGATATGAACGGTTTAAAAGCATGCATGATCAATCCGAACGAGGTGTCTGAATCATGA
- a CDS encoding ATP-binding protein — MRQDGLEGPESHDPNLQKGGLGFTGNPASPHRYIQLEKQAEEPNTDLIPAEERIEKLIEAEWDLRYQKKFSRYLKKASLRYPQADIDQSIYDADRQLDTESIEHLADCKWIEEGRNLLITGPAGGGNYAKQLIM, encoded by the coding sequence GTGCGTCAGGATGGCCTTGAAGGTCCGGAATCACATGATCCCAACCTTCAAAAGGGTGGCCTTGGTTTCACCGGAAACCCGGCTTCGCCACATCGGTATATTCAATTGGAAAAGCAGGCGGAGGAACCGAACACAGATCTTATACCCGCAGAAGAACGGATTGAAAAATTGATTGAAGCGGAATGGGATCTCCGGTATCAAAAGAAGTTCAGCCGCTATCTGAAGAAAGCTTCCTTACGCTATCCACAGGCCGATATAGATCAAAGCATTTATGACGCAGACCGTCAGCTGGATACGGAAAGCATCGAACATCTTGCCGACTGCAAATGGATTGAAGAAGGAAGAAACCTTCTGATTACAGGACCGGCAGGAGGAGGAAATTATGCAAAGCAATTGATAATGTAA